AGAACCATCTGGATATCTGACATTTCTGGCACCAGGGTATTTATTAGGGCCATTACGGACGCGTTGCCTCAACTTATCAATATTATGACGGGACACACATTCAGGAAAAGTTAAGATCCGGGCCATAAGAATAGGAATCCCTACCTGAAAAGTATATTTACCTTTGAGATAAGTTTTACATTAATAATATAAATACACAAAAGTAACAATTAAACAACTTTCCATGATGAGTTTACCTCTGTAATTTTCAAATTGGGATCAGGTGAAATAACAGTTCTACCAGTGAACTCGACACGTTTCCCTGACAAGTTTGCACGGAAACGTCCCCCTTTTCCCTTGAGACGCTGAAGGAGTCCAGCCAGTGGCTTGGTGTTTGGCATGATCTGGACACCTCGGACTTCACTATTAATGTATTGTGCAACCTCGCTTTGAACTGTATCCCATACTTGCTGAAAAATAAAAATACTCAACAAATAAGAAATAGTAACTAAAGAAAATCTGAATAAAAACGTAAAACTAAAACTCCTTGTACCATGTTTTTGGGCGATGTGGTAGGTTGGCTTAAAATCTTATGAAGAGAAGCATTGTCTTGAATGATTTTCTTTAATCTCTCTGTTATGTCGTTTTCATTACTGCAGCAAAAAAAAAAATACACATTATTTCAAGAAAAACCAGCAGTAAAAAAATATAAATGACATGAGAAAGAAAAACAAAATGATAGCTAACCTTTGTGTACCACCAATCATAACAGACGGTCGGATTGATAAAGGTGGCACGAGCATGCACGTTATGATAAGATTCTCAGGTCTATGAGCAATATACAGAAGTTCACAGTCCTATTTCAATTTCAGAAATAAAAAAAAATCAGTATGGCTGAAATATTTGAAAATAAGATAATCCCTATAATATGTTTTGAGAGAGACGAGCATCCTCTAACTGCAGCAAAAATAGGTAGAAAAATTCCAAGCACAGGTTAAAAATGGATTGTAGATTCAAACTCAAAAAATTACCTTGTCACTCATTCCTTTAAAAAGTCTAAGCACCACGTTAGGATCAAGAACATAGGTGAGAGGATTTATTCCTCCAGCAGACTCTTTTGTGTGGGATATTGCAGATTTAAATTCATCAATCTCTCCACCATGGATTTTAGATCGGTCATGACTGATGCCTATACCCAACTGCGCAGCGACCTTCTTTACCATGCCTGAAAAGGATCAGTGATATAAGCATTGGATATCAGCAGAAGAATCCTAATTTTCTGCTGGTGCTACTTAAGTAACTTATATGAATATGAACAAAAAAATTTGCATCTAAGATGAAACACACGAGAAAAGAAACCAAGATTGTGAAGCTACATGTTTTAGCGGAAAGAAAAAAAAAAAGTAATACCATTGAGGTATCCACATTTTTTGCAAGTAATAACTCTCTGGCCAGCCATCAGACTGCACTTCTTGACAACCGCTTTGGCCAATTCAGTCTTCCTCAATGGCTCCGTTCTTGGATTCCGCATCTTCTTCAAGTGATCTTCATACATCTTCTCTTCAATAAGCATGCTTGAACAGCTCTGTGTGAGAAGGGAAAACACAAAAAAAAAACAAATTAGTCATTGTCAATAAGTTCTCATGCTTTATCTTTCCTCAACTTTTTTCCCATTCAGCAAAACTAAAAAAGGTGGAGAGAGAGAGAAGGATAATCTGGTGACCCCGCGCTACCTTACAGATGCACTTCAAAATGTCAAGGATAAAATTGAAGAATCCAACGTTATAAACCGGAAGGTCAAGCTTCAGATAGCCATAGTGTCCAGGACAGTTTTGGAAGTTGCCATGACAGGTTGCGCATGTAGACCTTTTGTTAGGAGGACCCTGTTGTATAGACATGGTTATAGCCCATTAATAAGAAGCTTAAACCAAAAGACACATATACACATATCCAAAAGAAAAATCAGATATACCATTCGAGGATCCAACAAGCCGCCTTCAATAGGCTTAAAATTGCTCTCGTAGTACATATTCTTCCAGACCTGAACCTCAGCAGCTTTCATGACTTCAATATCAGAGAGCATTGAGAAGTTTATGCTTTGTCTGCATATTAACAGTTAATGTTCAGTTTCTGCTTCAAATCAGATTCACATCACGAGTAATTGAGCAAAAAGGAGTGATTTTTTTTTTTTTTAATTTGAGGAGAGGATTGAAAGATTACATTTTGAGAGGACCAACGTCTTCGACGTAGGGCTCCTTGGTGAATTCGATCTCCGTCTTCGTCTCCATCTCTCTCCGATCGAAGCTGTAAAATCAAAACCCGAACCAAGTTCAAATCGACGTCAGAGGATGAAGAAACTGAGGGAGAATCAAAGAATCAACTTACGGTGATGGAGGTTGGGTTTTAGGGTTTAAGCAGCAGATCGAGTAACAGGCGGGAGATGCAGAACGGCTGGCAAAAAAATAAAACAACGGAGGTGCGACTGCGATGGAGAGGTAAAAACCCTGGATGAGCTTCGAACCCGCGACCTCTGGATGCTAAACCTAGGTTATTTTACCACAGAGCTATATACCGTGATTTACAATTAGGTTACAAGTTGTAATATGTAACCTTTAGTTTTGAGCTTTTTAATTTTGGGAAATTACCGTAGCCATTTAAGTTTATTTTCACAAAAATAAACATTAATAAAAAAATAACCAAAATAAATTTTATTAAAGAGTAAAAAATTTTCTTAGATAGCTTTTTAGATTTATTTTCACAAAAAATAGACATCAATAAAAAAATAACCAAAAATTTTTTTATTAAAAGGTAAATATGTATTTATATCCAATGGTTAATTAATATAGAATTATTGTTTAGAGTTAAAAAACGAAGTTTTAAGATATAATTTCAAATTTTTTAAAATAAAAAATAAATATTAAAATTTTCAAAACAAAAAAAATGTTATTTTGATTTTTTTTAAATTTTTTTTTGAGTTATATTTTTGCGAAATTTTTTTAGAAAATGCAGAGAAATGCCCTTTTATTTTACCTTTTAATTATATTATTTTCTTACTTATATGTTTATATTATTTTTAAGAACGTTTAGTTCCGACAGTTGTGTTAAGTCGGCTTAGAGAGAGATTGCCCTAATTTGTCTTCGAGCAGCGGGCGATCTTCGAGCTTAGTTCCGATGAAGACGGTGACGGGAAGAGTTACGAGGGAGAAACCGATCGCTCTCTCAAAGGCGGCAACGCTTCTCTCAAGTTTCGTTTCCTCTGAGACAGAGGCCTCTCAAGACGTTGCCGCGTACCTCCGACGCGCCTCAGCTGCCTTCACTGAGCTAAAGAGCTTCCACAGGGAGATTAGATCTACCAAGGCAAAGGACGAGCACAATCCGAGTGTCGAACTCGAGGATAAGAAGAAGAGCAGAGAAGAAGATGTTGCTGTGGTGAAGTTGGAAGAGGAGCAAGGGAAGAAAGAGAGAAAGAAGAAGAAAGGGGAAGAAGATGTTGTTGACGAGAAGGTGGATGTGAGGTTGGAAGAAGGGCAGAGGAACGAAGAGAGCAAGGAGAAGAAGCGCAAGAAGAACAGAGGTGAAGAAGATGTTGTTGAGGAGAATGTGAATGAAGAGAGAAAGGAGAAGAAGAAGAAGAAGAAGAAGCGGAAGAGTGATGATGGAGAGATTGGTTCTGAGGAGAGAAAGAGCAAGAAGAAGAGGAAATCAAAGGAGATTGATGCTTGAACTTGCCTACTTTTTGGTGACAATTTTGTAGTGATTTTTCTTCAAAAGTTTCGGGTAATGATGTCCCTAAGATTGATAAAGATTTGATTTTGTGGAACTCTTTGTTATAGTCTTTAGTTATCTTCAATGGAGTTATTGCCCTCTGTACCGTTACTATATCTGGAAGATTCTTGATTGCAAAGTTGCAAGCTTTTAGAATTTGGATCTTCAAGTCTCATGTTTTTTTATGTAAGAACTAACTTCTGTTTAGGCTCTTGAAAGTGTCTGATGCTTGAAACGCATAATTGCTATGGAGTTAAAGTTCTGTGTATCAAGGAAGGAGGATTTAGTAGTCCAGTTCAGTTCAACTAAATTACTGCAAGGACAGATGATCATCAGATCGTCTGGTATGTAAGTTTACATGCATTTTTTTTGTCTATACATAGCAGAACATTTGTTTCATATACATTATCCAATGTGAAGTTCTTGAGAATGCAATGGCGAACTAAAGTAGAGCATCCAAGGATGAAAGAAATCTTACATTACATATAAAATAAGTAGAGCATCTTCATCTTCTTTCACTCGTCGTCAGAGAAGGTAGTCTTCTTACCATAATGCATCATCTTCTTTTCATTCAGAATGGGTTTGGGCTTCTGACCACAAAGGCTTTTTCGGCGAAGGTTTCATCAAGTCCTTTTTCCACTGCCGCCACATCTTCTTTTATCTCAAGGCTTTCTCGTTGAAGGTAGTCTTGGTACCTGGGAATATCAATAGAGCTCTTGTCATCTTTTCATGTAGATACCAAAAAAAAGCCTCTACCCTATGTTTTTTTTTTTTTTTGGTAAAAATGTTAAGATATTGTTACCAAGGTTTTTCGTTTTTGACAGAATTACAGAGACGACAAGAAACGGAGAACAAAAATAAAAATCTAAACACAGCCACAATCTAACTATAACGAGGCAGACAGAACAACCACAACTGAAACTCCGAGACTCGACCTAGTCCGCACCAACAGCTTGCCGCAAAAGGATGAGCCAAGTTCAACCGAGAGTCGAGATCCCGGTAATTTTGGCCTCCCCGGTGATCCGCTCTTAAACGTAATGGCCCAACCAAAAACAGCTCGCCGAGGGCTTCAAAGCACCCGCCTGCAAGAATATACAGCCACAGAGAAATCCTAGCACCCGCAACAACCAAGTCGAGCATTTATTAAGCCCGGAGACGACCTGCACAAGATGCCGTTCCGAGTAAACCAGTGCCGCAAACCCTGTACTCCCTACCCCGAGCCCGACCTGCACACAATTGTCATGCAACACCACCACAAG
This genomic interval from Brassica oleracea var. oleracea cultivar TO1000 chromosome C2, BOL, whole genome shotgun sequence contains the following:
- the LOC106323327 gene encoding nucleolar protein 58-like, yielding MKTVTGRVTREKPIALSKAATLLSSFVSSETEASQDVAAYLRRASAAFTELKSFHREIRSTKAKDEHNPSVELEDKKKSREEDVAVVKLEEEQGKKERKKKKGEEDVVDEKVDVRLEEGQRNEESKEKKRKKNRGEEDVVEENVNEERKEKKKKKKKRKSDDGEIGSEERKSKKKRKSKEIDA